Genomic window (Dasypus novemcinctus isolate mDasNov1 chromosome 10, mDasNov1.1.hap2, whole genome shotgun sequence):
TAGAGAGGTATAAAGAAATGCCATTTGAAATGGACACAGACCTATCTCCCTCTCTGGAAAGCAAAGCATGGGGACGAGAAAAGCAGGATTCTGGATGAACTGAGACGGGGAGGGGAGTGAGATTTAAGAAGCCAGGACCCCTCCACCCCTCCAAACACAGTTATACATACCAATAGATGCTACAAAATTCTCTTCCTTTAAGCTCCTGGTGTCTAGTTCCTTAGGACCCTTTCCTGCAGTACTTGGTGCCCAAGGTCCCAGCTGGGGAACTCTCAGCTGTGCCATAGTCTTTGGGTCTCCCCTGGCAGTCAGGCCAGGATCCTTGCCAACTGGTGTACTGACACTCTCTGTTGGACTTCTTTTCCGCTTGTCTGGTTCTGGGAAAAGATCAATATAAAAAGTAGTCAAATGAGGTTAGTAGGTGGGAAGCAAGGTATGGAGAAGCAAGGATACAGGAGGGTGTGGAATGGAAGAAGTGCAAGGAAAGCCGGCCTCTTATTTGTATGATGGAGAAATATCTGCTATATATAAACACGCACTAGAAAATAAAATCCCAAAGCCTGATGGGAAGCAGCTTGTTGGGAAATCAGTCATAGGGATAAGTAAGCTCCCTTTGGGAGACACGAGGCCCACCTGGCACAATCCCTACCTTTACTGTAGTAGTGGGTCTGAGCGATCTCCAGAAGCCCAAAGATGCTGGCCATGCCGCCCAGACCTGCATGGGCATAGGACTGCTCCAGACTGAGGACTGTACACTTGAGCAGGTCTAACATCCCCTTGTACACCTTTCGGCTGATCTCCTGCAACAATAACCCAGGGGCTAGAGTCGGCAAAATTGCCTTTGGTGCCCATGTCCCACCTGCCAGTTGATTCCAACTCCCAACTCCACACACTGACCACATCTGGGATGATGTCCTGCCGGGAATCCTCCTCTGACTGTACTGTGCGGTTCAGCTTGCTCAGGACAAAGACCCGCAGCTGCTCACTCTCCAGCAGCCGCCGTACCTTCTTCATGTTGAGCCAGCCAACACCCTGGCCATCCAGCACACTGTGCACCACCTCCTTCAGGAACTGCTGGTTCTCACTAGGAGGGTCACATACCACCTCTGTGGTCATCAGCTCCTTTGCAGAGCATTCCCCCTGTCACCACACTAGATATTGCCTCCAGGGCCAAAACACAAAGTCAAGTCTCTAAATGGCCAATTCTAGCACATACCCCACCTCTCCAGATAACCTGGGGTGCCTGAGTACCCACCACAGCTGTTTCACTGTCAACACTGTAAGCTATTATGCTTGCCTGGGATTGAATCAGAATGGGAAGTGCTGGCAGGAAATTCATTTCATCTCTACCCTACTGAGAGCTTTTCTCCCACTCTCGAGTATCCCTAAAGTTTTGTCTAGGAACCACTACCTCTACCCAAGAACTTTGAAATGTGTTCTGCCATTTTTATTACCTAGAATTGCTGGATCGGCCCTGGGGTGATGGaggctctcttttcactgtcGGGCTGTGCTTAATGACAGATGACTTCTGATCCACTAAGGCCCTCCTGTTCCCTATAAGCCgggaagacaggaaagagagataTCACTATCGTAGCTTGGACGCTGGCGTGAGCACAGCCCTGGGCGGCCACGttccacacccactcccctgccGGGCTGGGTGAAGGTGGCACCAGGGCATCACACACAGGTAAAAACCAGCCATGGCAATGTggaggaggtggggatggagacTCAGGCCACTCCACATGCACCAGCAGCAGGCCCCATGGGCAAGCATGGGTGTCACGGGGGACGGGGCAAGGCAGGTCACTCATATGATGCCGCTTGCTCCATGAGGAGGATGGCCCTCAGGCAGGCACGGAAGATGCTAGGAAAAGAGAGGTCATGCACAGCTCACAGGCGAGACCCACCTTCGCCACTCCCGGGGCCGGCGTCAGTAACAATCTCCATTAGAGTATTTAGCCCAAATACTGGGACACAAAATACACAATTAGTAGGTGCACCACAATACCCCAATCCCTGTACCCCTCAATGGAGTTGTAAGTTAGATCATCTGAGCGTAATCACAAAGCTTGAAGAGTGCGTATAACCTGGGTTCTTGGGCACCTCGGAGCTGGAAGCCTGATCCAGGTGATCAGGAATCAAACAAGGCTCTAGGAAAGGCCACCCCTTAAGACCATGGCCTCACAAAACCTGTACGGACAGGGCAAATGACACGAGGAGCCTTTGCGTACTACACAGGCACATGCATGAAGGAGGGACCACTAGGTTTTCATTAAACATCCAGCATGGGGGTCCAGAGGGCTTGCAGGTATGCACAGGGAAGGGCCCTATCTGGCAGGCCCCAtcgtggagtggggtggggttgtGGGGGTACGAGATGGGAGGTGGATGGGAGGTATAAGCGCATCAAATGAGGTGAAGCTTTGGCATGCAATGAAAGAGTTATCAATTGCTCTCCTCTTCAAATGCATCAAAGGGAAAGCCAGGGGCACTAACACCTTTCCTTCCCTAACCCACCAGTCCTGTGTGGGCTCACTGGAGCAGGGCTACTTAAGTTCCTACATCACTAATGAGGAAGTCCTTTTgctcattgattttatttttccatccccAAGAAGGAACATTCCTTCAACTCCTGGCATTTTTATTCACTGGGGATGAGGGGTTACTTAAAGAAAACGTGGTGTTGCTTCTCACTGTACTTCCTACCATAATGAAATATCAGCATAAGATccagaaaaagtaaacaaaagtcAGATTAAATTCAGAAGAGTCCCTCAAACTGCGAGTGATTGCAAAGGAAATTCATGTAAAATCTTAACTGTCTTAGAAGTCAACCAACACTCCCTGGCTGGCCATAGGCCCTAGGTTGGCATGTGGCCAAAGTAAGAGGTTTCGTGACTCTGAGGACACTGCCAGACTCTCCACCACCATCCCCTGGTAGGCCAGCTCCTCAGGATGGGGTTCATTCTGAAGTTCAGGCAGTAGGGACCAGGCAGATGACTAGTGGTACCTGGTGATCCCTGTTAATCACGTACCTCTGACAAAAGTTCCCCCAGAAGCAGCACTCATCCCACAGATGTCAGTGTCCTAGATGACATAACAGGGCCTTTTTTAGCTACAAAGGTAGTTCCCATCTGAcaaacatcagaaaccatgatgTGCAGTGAAAGCCATGAGAAGCCATAAAGGGAAACAGCCAGGTCAGATGAGTCATCATACACGGGGCTCCTGACAAGCACCATTGGCTAAAATAACTCCCAGAGAATCCTGGTTTGGCAAAAGGGGAGCTGCAGTTACCTTTCAGACTAGGGAAGGGCGTGGTCTTCTCTCGGGCACCTTTGGTGGGCAGCGTGAGGTTGGAAAGACTGAAGCTTGTACTATGGTTCCGATATAGGCTGCCTATCAATGGGAAGGCGTGAGAGCCATGAGTTAGGGGGATAAAACGATCAGGGCATTGCACTTCAATGACTttatcatcttcacctccctcctCTGCAAACGTAATCTCAGTGCCTCTTTCATGGAAAGGATCAAGTCTAACTTAAGGAGCCACTGCCAGGATTGCTCACAACCCAGTAACAATTCTAATTACCACCCATAATAATGGCCGAGTCCCTCATGCCCTGCTTATATAGCCTGAAAGCCAGGAGTCACTGTGCCTCAGAGCTGAAGTTGGTGTGGTCTCTGGCTTCTGAAAACACTAGCAATCCCAATTATCCCCTGGGTTGGCTCTCTGTAATCCCTAGTCTGTTGACATCTGTACCAATACCATCCCTCAAAACTGGAAATATTCTCTTATGTAAAAAAGTCAATCTCATATAGATTTCAAAGCATGTTATGAAAAAGCCCCTCATCATGTAGAAAAGATTTTCGATAAACACCCAAACCAAATGTGACCAAAATATTTCCACAAAATTTATGTACAAACGTATGATTTTGAATACAATGCATATTTTTCAGTTGACCATTCAGCTGCCTTACCAGAAACAGACTGAAGCCTCCAGCTGTAAAGGTAATGACGAGCTGTCCTTGTCCTTTATTGACCTCACCTGTAAGTACCTTATTTGTATCATCCAAATGATCTGAATCAGGGCTTGGTAATGCCAACTCAGCCCTAATTCTAAAGTCctaagcaccatttgctgaagccAGGCCCTACTGCTGAGAAAATGGACCAGAAGAATGAGTGAGCTTAAGGCACTTACTGGCGAAAGACATGATGCCCCCGAAGCCCTCGGTGCTGTTGTTGGAGACGGTGGAGGTGGGAGAACTTGCTCTTGAGTCTGACTCTGCATCTGAGTCACTTGCCAGTTTCAAGCTGTTGGGCCGCAGCAGCTTTTGAGCCCTTGGAATGCACAGTGGCACCTATGAGCCCCAGGCTGGGGTACCTAATCCTGGGAGTGTGGGCCTTAAGCTACACTGCAGTCACCTCTCCCTTCCCTAGATCAGAGTACCACCCTCTGGGGATGGCAGGACCACGAGAGCATTCAGACTTCTCAGGCTCTCTGATTAACCCTCACCCAGGGTCCACTTTAGTGAGGTCCTTCAGTCTACCACCTAGAAGGGATCCCCAGGCTCTCACCGATTGCCATTGACATGTTGGCTGAATCGGGGAGTGTAACTTTCCCCCTGCTCCTCATCATCTTCCTCAGGGGGAAAGCCATATTGGGGCTCGAAGTATGGATTGTCATAGGTTGGCCGGCGCACTGACCCCTCTCCAATTTCTGTCTGATGCTTGTCCACGTTCGACTTGCCAATGCTGGGAGGCACGGTAGGGAGGGGCTTGGAGACACCTACTGCTGTCTTATCATCCATCTCTGCCGAGTCAGCAGGTTCCTAAGGGCCATATTAAATAAAAAGTAGTCACCTGGTGTCCAGCGATGCCTTCCTATGTTCTCAGTTTGGCTGGGCCAGGCCCAGCCTGTCAGATTCTCAGCCCaaggaatgcatgggaaaaaaaatctctgtgACACCCCTGTTCTCTGTCATCATAAACTCTATAAGGGGGATCTTAGCTACACCCTGAACAAAGCCCAGTAACCTCCTACTGGAATCAAAACTGTTTCCGATAGGCTCTAAGCTATAGGATCTAAGGGAAAAGATAGGAAGGCTGTGAGAAAAAAGGCAAATTAATGGTTACAACGTGGCTTTCCTAATGGAGATGAGGCCCACATCCCAAGCAGCTCTCACTTGTCCACCCCTCCAAAGTCTCACGTACAGAGTTGGCTCCGTGGATGACAGTGCTGGGGCTACTGCTGGCGGTGGTGCTGGAGCTAGAGCGCAGTGGGGGGTTTTCCTGGGTGTTCTCGCCATCTGGACCAGGCTCTTCTGCTTCCTTCTGGTTCTGCAGCTCATCAATCTCTACCTCACTGGCATCCCCCAGTGCCGCATGTGTCAGAGGATCCATATCTGTCAAAGCCCAAGGATGGCAGGTATATATACCACCCCAGAACCCCTGAGCTGGCCAATTCCACAACCCCCTCCAGGACACTTACTAGGAGTATCACCATTGATATCGCATTTCATCATCTCGCTGACAAAGTCACCAAGGGATGAGTAGGAAGAACTTGAGTCATCGTAATCCATACTATCACTACCACTGCAGAATGAAGaacagaaaaaacagaaagaaggggCAAAGAAAAGAATCATCAGACTGctttaagggaaagaaaaaggtgAGCACCCCTATCTCAAGaccaaggaacaaaataaaataaggaagccAAGAAAAAACTATCAGCCAAAATATAACCCAAGGCTTCAAAGACTGATCAAAACCTTCCGAGATTTTGCCCCATTGTGCTAAAGAAGCGCTGGTGAGAGCTTCCTGGCCTTAAAGAAGTGTTCTGCTGTCATAAGAGACTGCTCACCTGTCATCAGTTGGGTCAGAGTCAGAGGCACGTTCTGGTGGCATACTCAGCGCGTCAGCCATCTGAGAATTGCTATCATAGACTCGGTAATGGATGGGCTGCAGCTGATGAGCATACCACTTTGGCTTGTCACCAATCAGGGCTGGATCGAACATATCTACCCaaggagggtggggtgggaagaaCAGCATTAGCAGCACGGGGAAAAAAGGCAAGCAGGAAAAGTCTAAAGCAAACAGGAACAGAAGGGGCAGCTCAAAGATGAGAAAGGGAAAAGGCAAAAGGAAGAGCAATCAGGACAAAGGCAGAAGGTGGGCCAAGCAGAGGGCAGGGGGACTCACTGTTGTGAATTCGCTGGAAGGCATAGTTGGTGGGATTAAGGATCCATTCTCCAAAGTACTCCACAGCCTGAGTCCTGGCCAATTTCTCAGCAAAAGCAGTCTGCCGGGGACGTGAGGCTAGAAAGGAGCCAGCTTGAAAAGCTACCACAGGTCGAGGGAAGAGACGCAGGGTACGTGTGTGCATCTGAAAGCCCTGTAGCACGTTGGGGGAGTTGAAGAAACGTACCATGGCCACTCTGGGGAAGAAGGGGGTGGTGAGATCATCTGAGTCCCAAACACTGCTGGGTAAGAAGGCCCAAGATCCAAAATCACCCCCCAAAGCCATCGGTTAACAGGATTCCAAAATCAAAGCAAGAGATACCTTCAAGAATTCTCCATCTCTCCACCCAAGGTTTAAAAGGCCTAAGAGTGTAATGAACTCTTTCCTCTTTGCTTTAAGAGAGATGGCAAATACAAGTCAAATATCATACCCactttataaataaagaaattctGGCTTAGGGAAGTAGTCTGCTCCAAGATcactgagagagaaagagaccaaCTTAAGAATGTGTGATTGCAGAGTCTGCTTGGTCTTACCTGGTAGCAACATCCACAGAATCTACATCATTGCCATAGATGAGTGGATTGAATTCAGTGGAAGGAGTGGACTGCAGGTCATTAGAAGGCCTTCCCAAGAGAAGTGGGATATCCTGGCCCTCATGAAATTTCTCTAGATTGAGGATGGGCTGGGTGTTGAGACTCATGCTGGCTAGGGCCTATGGAATAAGAAGAAATCCTCATACAAGGCAGATTTCTGGGAGACAAGCCAATAGCATCTCCTAGGAAAGAGGCTTCTTAAAGTTTCCATATCACACTCTCCGCTGAAAAATTTCTGCAACAAAGAACTGTGCTAATATGCAGATCAAGGCCAACCCTTCAAGCCTTAATCTTTGAAATAagaatccaagtttttagtttcTGAAAAATAATCTAATTGTGTAAATTTTCAGCTCAAGCCAACGTAGCTCAAAGCAACCTGACCAGATCTGAAGTCTAGGGCAATGGTTTTCAAACCTTAATCATGAAATCTTGTTATTCAATTGAAATCTCATGTGGTGATATAAACAGCTGAAACATGTAAAAGCAGAGCTTCTCCGAAGGGCACAAGGACATAGGCTGAAGGACATAGGAACCAGAGCCTCAGGGCATAGTGCTCCCAACCTAAACCAGCCcctaagaggcttcaaagtgcAGTCTGAAAGTTACTGGTCTAGACTAGCAGAGCCCAAACTTAATGAGCATAGGAATGACTTAAGGATGTTAAAATTCAGATTCTAATTCAATAAATCTGGGGtgattgtacattttttaaaatcaattttattgatacctattcataaaaattacaatccatccaaagtgtactaattctgcatttttaacaagcccAGGTGATGCCAATGCTGCTGGTCTATTCACCACACTTTAAGTAGCAAGGATCAGAATACAGGGTCAATGAGCCCAGGGATCTTAGCTCCTATAAACATGTGAAGTATAATCCCATATATCAGCCCTTTCATACTAAGGCAATCATCAAGCATGAAACACCAGCAAGGAAAGACAGAGAGATTTCTGAATTTGTAATTCTCACCAGATTCTGTGGTAAAAGATATCATATTATATCCGCAGCAATGAAACAAGTGATACAAAAGGACCCATTTAAATCCAAATAGGTATCACCTAGAGCAGGGGTTTTatcaaggggtccatgagcttgaatagaaattaaaaaaacaacaacattattcttgtgggatgtgttggtgcaggcatgatatatttattaaataacacacagtataatgtggacttagtaaggggtccatggttttcatctgactggcaaaagggtccatggaacaaaaaaggttaagaacccctgaccaagggaagcagacttggctaaCTGCtggaacatccgcctaccacgtgggaggtccagggttcaaacccagggtctcctgacccgtgtggtgagctggttcatGCGCAGTGcggatgcacacaaggagtgccctgccacagaggagtgtcccccgcgtaggggagccccacgcacaaggagtgtgccccgtaaggacagccaccccccGTGAAAGTGCACCCTAtgtgctgacgcagcaagatgacacaacaaaaggagacacagattcccagtgctgctgacagccATGCacgtggacacagaacacacagcaaatggacacggagagcagacaactggcgaggtggggaggggagagatataaataaaaataaataaataaatcttcaaaaaaaaaaaaaaagcctgaccAAGAGGTACTACTAAATACCTCAGACAACACACAGGGAGATTCCTGAAGATCTTTCAGAACAGAGCAAGGATTCCTAAAATTAAATACAGTGCTATCTACTGGTGGTCCTACATAACACATAGAGCAGGACAAGGAAGTGGAGCCTTGTCATGTTTTACCTTCAGGTACTGTACTCAGCAtgcagaagaggaagaaaaaaatccatcaatGTAAGTGGACTTAAGGGACAACTCAAAAAAAGGAACTTTTGAAGGAAGGATTCTATAGGGACCTAGGGATagattcaaaaagaaaatataaaaaagtcaGATTGCCCAAACTACTACCATCTTACAAGACTGAGAGCGCTCCAAGGCCAAAAAGAATGGCAGGTATGGCAAGAAATGGGAATTGATGAGTTGTTTTATATTGCATTGTAATATAATTAGAGGGTAGGAGGGTATTAAATGAATTAGAAGGAATCTAAAAGGCACTTTTTGAGATAATATTCACCCTGCCACCCAGAAATGGGATACAACTCTCCTTAGGCTTCCTACTGCCCACTCAAGGCATAAAATCTGCACCACCTGAAGTTTGAAAGGAAGCTGGCTCTTAGAATAACTGTCTTTCTACCGCAATCCTGTATCATCTAttgcttccctttattttcttcattctttactTGCCTGCTTTAAATGTTTTTTCAGCTCTAATGATTCTGGTTCTGGCAGGATAGGTAGCACTTCTGCATTGGTTGGGGCAATCACCTGCACAAGAGGAAAGATAATAGGCATGTTCTTAGAATTGCTCAGGAGTTTCTCTTACATAACGGTAAATAGAAGAGGAAGTCGTATATACAATATTATCAGGGTACATATGAATTCATGCACACTACATATACTCATATATCTGATATACATACATATCTGAACGGAAATATATCTAAGTGTTATTGGTGATTATCTCAGGATAATAGGATTAcagtttttgctttcttctttacatttatttgtatttgctaAAGTTACAATGAATATATGTAAGGGTATCCTTGAGTCTATTACACTGCAGAATGTCAATAtaagtttgttctttttccccAAGTCTCCATCAAAAGACAGCTTCTTAATGGAAACCAGGCCCCAGGAAAGCCATCAGGAGATGACCTACACCATATGCAATGGTCTGGCAGCCACACCTGCCCTACTGCTCTTGGAGCATGCAGGAGGGGCACTTAGTTCTGGCAAAACTGAATCTTAAAATTCTTTGAGTCCTAACCAAGAGCCTTTTTAGACAACTTACTAGCCAATGAAGTAAAagcagaattgaaaaaaaatggattCAATGAGTCTCATAATAGAAAATAACCCACAACTTAGGTGCCTCTCCTGAGAGCAGTATAGAAAAACAGAACATAATCCTATTCCAGATCCTACAAATGTCTCAGCCAGGAACCTCACCCTACTGCTGTCCAGATCCACTAGCCACACATCATCAGGCATTTTAAAGTCCAGTTTGTAGAGGAAAAAGCTGGCAGGGACCCCAATGATGTATGGGGTTGGAGCCAGCAGCAGCtgtggaaaagagagagaggataagaaacaaagaataaaactTAGCATGATCAATTCCACTTAATGAGTCAGGATTTTTCTATATATGGAAGTTGAGGTCTACAATCCCTTTTCCAAAACTCTTCAAGGTTACATTATGTAACACCTGCAGCAAGGTTGGGGCCCACAGCCTATAATCATTAACATCAATAAAGCATTGGTTTTGCCACCAAAACAGTACTGGTCAGGTTAGATTTTGCTGATAAGTGATTGAGCACTAGTACTGACTGATGACTTCCTTGGGCACTGACTAAGCCCTCTCCCTCAgggagatgagaaatcagcacttaatcttattgggtatctcttgtatgtgattcattgcttttctcttgctgctctcagatttctctttgtctctgacattttgattagtatgtgtcttggagtaggtctattaggatttatttggATTGAAGTATGTTGTACTACTTGGACATGGAAaattatgtccttcaatagggctggacAGAGTTGGGAAGAGTAGAGGTGACAAAGCCAGAAAAGACTCACCTGCTCTGCTGATGCCATGCAGGTGGGAAGCAGTGGGATTACAGGAAACATATACTCCAGGGGGTAAATCATTGCCACGAATGCCATCACAGACATGGAGAGTGCATTGTAGTCTCGGGACTGTAGCACCATCTGCCACAAGCCATACCATAAGGATCACTCAAGAGTAGAATATAAGAAGTAGGAGAAAACACCTTCCAACACTGTACTTTAGTTTCTGTTCCACCATCCCTCCAGCTCTAGGAGCTCGGCTTCCACAATTACCAGTGCCCAATGCCCCAGCTGGCTTGCCACCTCCCAACCCAAGCACCACTGTCATCCTCTTGGGAATCACTCCTTTACTGTCCTAGTTCTTGTacacatacgcacacacacacccccaactCAGGATCACTCACTGAAACAGAACTTTTGATATTTTCAGAGAATTAGGTCAATAAAGTTAGGGATAATTCAACTGAGTAGCAAGCCTGTGAACATATTCCCACACAATACCAGTACCATAATTCAACCCACACCCACTGAGTACCTGCTGTATATCAGGCATCATGTTACCTCCTAGAGACGAAGCAATAAAAAATATGCAGAGATGCAAACTCTGTCTTGAAAGAACACATGGTCTAGCCTCTGCCATTCTTCAAAGCCCTTCCCCTAGAAAGCTGGCCCTCTCACCTTGTGCTCTAACAGGATGCAGGTTAGCACCTGAAGACAGGCGTCTACACCCAGAAGTTCCAAGGGAAGGTGTAATGGAAAATCCACTAGGGTGAATCGAGAGGGGTCTGGGAGAGCAAAGGTCAGAGCTGGCTGAAGCTCCTGGGGTAGGACCTCAATGTCCACTCGCTTCTGCCCAGAGATGGGTACTGGGGAGCGCAGTAGTCGATAGATCCAGGCCTcaatttctcgaaggtcatgcAGAAGGGCACTTGACTTCTCTTCCACAAGCAACGATCCAGTAAAAATGCGCCACATGGTGTCCCTGGAGAACAAACAGCAGGAAGAAGACACGTAAGCATCAGAGGCTGATACCCCACAGCAACCCAATATAATTAGAGGGAGTATTATGATGACAATTGGAAAAGGAGCATCAACAGGAAAGCCCACTCTTTTGGCTCAGACACTACCAGAGGTTATATATGAAGGAGTGAAAAAGTATGCAAAGAATGTATATgtgataaaatatttaggaataaatttaactaaggatgtaaaggacttgtacacagaaaactataaaacattactgaaagaaattaaaaaagatctaataaatgaaaggatatcccatgttcatggattggaaaattagATATTGTTAAAATGTTGTGATGGATTGAACTGCGCatcccagtttggacatgttcttggtcttggtagCATTCTGGTGGCTGTGGACTcactgtaaataagatctcttgggaagtggatgtggcttaagcagttgggtgcctgcctcctgcatgggaggtcccggattcagttcccagtaccgcctaaagaagataagacagcaaactgatgcgACAGctagctgatgcaaaaagatgatgcaacaagatgacacaacaagatgatgcaacgaagagacacaataaggaaaacaataagagacacaacaaccaGGAgcaggtggctcaagccattgggtgcctcccttccccatgggaagtccctggttcagtttctggtgcctcctaaaaagaagataagcacacaacaaacagacacagagagcagacagcaagagcaaaacaaaaaggggcaggggagaaaaacaaattaattaaataaattaaaaataaataaataaaataagatagcttcaagatgttacttcagttaagatgtggcccagctTAATCAGGTTGGGCTTAAACCggattgctggagtcctttataagcagtgGGAAAGTCAGACGGAGAAGGAAGCATGGGGAgtaaccagaagctggaagtcaatggaacccagaagagaaaggagaagatgccacggtatacattgccatgtgaaggaaaagtcaaggaacgagtattgccagcagccagcccctgcatgccacagtcttcaggcaGAATGATTGccttgccaataccttgattttggacttcacctagcctcaaaaccataagccaataaatccctattgCTAAGCCACCATATTataaggtatttgttttagcagttggaaaactaaaacagatgtcaattctacccaaagcaatttacagattcaatgctatACCATTCagaattccaatagccttctttgcaaaaatggaaaagccaatcagcaaattcatatggaagggtaaggggtcttaAATacccaaaatcatcttgaaaaagaacaaagccaGGGGATtcacactttccaatttcaaaacttattacaagctacagtaatcaaaacagtttggtactggcacaaggaaagacatacaaaccaatggaaatgaattaagagttcataaataaaccttcacattgatggtcaattgattttttacaagagtgttaagtccactcaatggggaaagaacagtttcttcaacaaatggtactgggaaaactggatatccaaaagcaaaataatgaaagtgtacccctacctcataccatatacaaaaattaactcaaaatggatcaaagacctaatataagaACTGAAACCATACTTGAAAAAAACACAGGAGCCATCTTCAGGATCTTATACTTGGCAACAGACTCTTAGACTTTACaccgaaagaaaaaatagataaattggatttcattaaatttaaaaaacttttgtgcatcagagGACATTATcataaagtaaaaagacaacctacagaatgtgagaaaatatttggaaactatatatctggTAAGGATTTAACATCAAGTGTTTATAAAGAaatactagggaagcagattggctcaactgataagagtgtctgcctaccatataggaggttcaggatttgaacccagggcctcctgacccatgtagtgagctggcccacactcagtgctgccatgcgcaag
Coding sequences:
- the MADD gene encoding MAP kinase-activating death domain protein isoform X10, producing MVQKKKFCPRLLDYLVIVGARHPSSDSVAQTPELLRRYPLEDHTEFPLPPDVVFFCQPEGCLSVRQRRTSLRDDTSFVFTLTDKDTGVTRYGICVNFYRSFQKRMPKEKGEGGAGSRGKEGARVTCASDEVGTESSESGSSLQPPSADSTPDVNQSPRGRRRAKGGTRSRNSTLTSLCVLSHYPFFSTFRECLYTLKRLVDCCSERLLGKKLGIPRGVQRDTMWRIFTGSLLVEEKSSALLHDLREIEAWIYRLLRSPVPISGQKRVDIEVLPQELQPALTFALPDPSRFTLVDFPLHLPLELLGVDACLQVLTCILLEHKMVLQSRDYNALSMSVMAFVAMIYPLEYMFPVIPLLPTCMASAEQLLLAPTPYIIGVPASFFLYKLDFKMPDDVWLVDLDSSRVIAPTNAEVLPILPEPESLELKKHLKQALASMSLNTQPILNLEKFHEGQDIPLLLGRPSNDLQSTPSTEFNPLIYGNDVDSVDVATRVAMVRFFNSPNVLQGFQMHTRTLRLFPRPVVAFQAGSFLASRPRQTAFAEKLARTQAVEYFGEWILNPTNYAFQRIHNNMFDPALIGDKPKWYAHQLQPIHYRVYDSNSQMADALSMPPERASDSDPTDDSGSDSMDYDDSSSSYSSLGDFVSEMMKCDINGDTPNMDPLTHAALGDASEVEIDELQNQKEAEEPGPDGENTQENPPLRSSSSTTASSSPSTVIHGANSEPADSAEMDDKTAVGVSKPLPTVPPSIGKSNVDKHQTEIGEGSVRRPTYDNPYFEPQYGFPPEEDDEEQGESYTPRFSQHVNGNRAQKLLRPNSLKLASDSDAESDSRASSPTSTVSNNSTEGFGGIMSFASSLYRNHSTSFSLSNLTLPTKGAREKTTPFPSLKGNRRALVDQKSSVIKHSPTVKREPPSPQGRSSNSSENQQFLKEVVHSVLDGQGVGWLNMKKVRRLLESEQLRVFVLSKLNRTVQSEEDSRQDIIPDVEISRKVYKGMLDLLKCTVLSLEQSYAHAGLGGMASIFGLLEIAQTHYYSKEPDKRKRSPTESVSTPVGKDPGLTARGDPKTMAQLRVPQLGPWAPSTAGKGPKELDTRSLKEENFVASIELWNKHQEVKKQKTLEKQRPEVIKPVFDLGETEEKKSQISADSGVSLTSGSQRTDADSVTGVSPAVMIRSSSQDSEVSNSSGETLGADSDLSSNAGDGPGGEGGAHLASSRGTLSDSEIETNAATSAIFGKAHGLKPGVKEKLVGSPVRSSEDVSQRVYLYEGLLGRDKGSMWDQLEDAAMETFSISKERSTLWDQMQFWEDAFLDAVMLEREGMGMDQGPQEMIDRYLSLGEHDRKRLEDDEDRLLATLLHNLISYMLLMKVNKNDIRKKVRRLMGKSHIGLVYSQQINEVLDHLANLNGRDLSIRSSGSRHMKKQTFVVHAGTDTNGDIFFMEVCDDCVVLRSNIGTVYERWWYEKLINMTYCPKTKVLCLWRRNGSETQLNKFYTKKCRELYYCVKDSMERAAARQQSIKPGPELGGEFPVQDMKTGEGGLLQVTLEGINLKFMHNQVFIELNHIKKCNTVRGVFVLEEFVPEIKEVVSHKYKTPMAHEICYSVLCLFSYVAAVRSSEEDLRTPPRPVSS